A window of Candidatus Bathyarchaeota archaeon genomic DNA:
TGCCAAAAATCTTCATAGCGTACCATTAACGGTAAATACTTCTTTTGAACAAATACCGCTCCGAAGTGAAAATATGGTACAATTTGAAATAAAGCAAAATTCGACAACAAAACAATTCTATTGGCATTTGAAAGCAGATAATGGAGAAATTATAGCCAATGGTGAAACATATGTTTCTAAACAAGCTTGTCTTAATTGTATCAATACACTAAGAAGAGTTGCAAGTTCAGCGCCTCTGGTAGATTATACAGATTCTTCTGTAAGCGTGAGAATCTAACAATCAACAGTAAACTGAATCCTTCTGCTTGTGGAAGTCGCCACAACCAGTCTGCAAATGCCGCTTAAGCCTGAACCAAAAATGCAGTCGTCTGCATAAGCGGCTGGAAGATGATGAAATAAGAGGG
This region includes:
- a CDS encoding YegP family protein, translating into MVQFEIKQNSTTKQFYWHLKADNGEIIANGETYVSKQACLNCINTLRRVASSAPLVDYTDSSVSVRI